CTTCTAAGACCGCCTAGTTCCCTATCCCCGGCAACGAAGTACATGACTAGCAAAACACTGGAGTGAACAGGTAACCGGGGCCGAAGCGGCGGAGGGCCTCCTGGTTGCCAACCCTTAATAGCTTGATGAGCCCGGTTGCCGGGTTCTGTCAAGGGTACGGGAAAGTTAGACCCCGGGGCTATCCCTTGACAGGTTCCGGCAGCCGGGCTACACTGCCCTGGGGGTTGGCAAAAAAGGGAGATTCCTTGCAGGAAATCGACTGTCCATGGCGAACTTTTGCAGTAAAATTGGACAAGCGAGGGATTTGGTATGGGTCGTCCAACCTTTTTTCGCCAGCGGATCATCACCCAGGCTGCCGCTCTGGAAGCCAAGGGACTATTCAATTACTTGGTAAGCGAGATTAAAGCCAGGCGCGAAATCTCCCTGGAAGAAGCCATCCTAGTGGCCCACGATGTGCAAGACTACCTGGAGCAAAATCTGCTAAAGCAGGCACCAGGCCAGATCGAACTAGTGGCCATTGCCGGAAGAGATAACCACAAAAAACGCAGTCGTAACAGCCAGAAGGAAACCCTGATTAATGTGACAGTCCTTGCCGAAGAGGATATTGAGCTGATATCAGAGTTTGGTATTAGTAGTCTGCAGCAGGGAAGGCTTGCCCGCATCATCGAAGAGGCTTACTTCCAAGACAGTTTGTTGGACGGAGAGCGCCTGATGCTGTTGTTTCCCCGCACCATGCGGGCTATCAGAAGCCAATTGCAGTATTTTTGGGAACAAGGTGCCATTCTGCCGGTTGCCGGGATGACAGTGAACCACAGAAAACAGATGCAAGACTTCAGGAGTTCTCTTGCCATTGAGCGCTACCTGGCAGGCGAGGATCTGACGCAAATCCGCAAGACCTTCAGCATCAGCTTAAGCCGGTGGCAGTCATCCTGGCAAAAGTTCAAGCAAGTGGTACAAAGCCCAGACGCATCATCAGAGGACCTGGCCCAACAAACCGGGCAGCCGGAAGAAGTCATCACCTCCTGGAGAGGGATATGGGATAAATGCAAATACGGCAACAGCCTTAAACAAAGGTTGGGACTAAAAACAACACTGACCGCACCACAGAGCGAAACCACAGGGCAGGAAACCTTTTACCGCCTTTTACGGGAACGTCACGGCTACTCAAAGGCTTCCGCAGAAAAATTCATCGATGACCTTTACGATATTGCCAATCACCTGAACAGGCAGGAACGCGGGGGTGGGCAGATCATTTACAATGCTGTCTCAAGTACCGAACCTGCCGGCAAAAGCCTTTCAAACTGTGAACTGAAGGCAGTGGTCTTGGACTACATTGTTCCTGAAGAGTGGAAACTGTTAAACCGTGACAGTGCCAAAGAGCTTAAATGGGCAAGGCTTTTGCGTCTGGCAACCCAGGCTAAAAGCCAGGGGGTGGCCCTCACCCAGCCCGACCTGGCACTGCTAATGGGCATCTCCACCCAGGCAATCCAGAACTGCCTGAAAGAACATCCTGACGTCATCCTG
The Bacillota bacterium DNA segment above includes these coding regions:
- a CDS encoding DUF1670 domain-containing protein codes for the protein MGRPTFFRQRIITQAAALEAKGLFNYLVSEIKARREISLEEAILVAHDVQDYLEQNLLKQAPGQIELVAIAGRDNHKKRSRNSQKETLINVTVLAEEDIELISEFGISSLQQGRLARIIEEAYFQDSLLDGERLMLLFPRTMRAIRSQLQYFWEQGAILPVAGMTVNHRKQMQDFRSSLAIERYLAGEDLTQIRKTFSISLSRWQSSWQKFKQVVQSPDASSEDLAQQTGQPEEVITSWRGIWDKCKYGNSLKQRLGLKTTLTAPQSETTGQETFYRLLRERHGYSKASAEKFIDDLYDIANHLNRQERGGGQIIYNAVSSTEPAGKSLSNCELKAVVLDYIVPEEWKLLNRDSAKELKWARLLRLATQAKSQGVALTQPDLALLMGISTQAIQNCLKEHPDVILPTRGILADMGPALSHADKIIRLYMDGYTETEIKRRTGHSYDSIEKYLLDFARVTYLLEKGLPIPAIRKVLGCSRKLVEKHVSLYREFSGPDYAFMMARIRRLAEAHPVKKN